The Desulfovibrio sp. genome segment CGCGTGTTACCATGGCGCAAGTAGCGTACTGGCGTTAATCGTCGCTTCTGAAATCGAAAAAAGAACAGGTAAGGCTAAAGCTCCACCTGATCCGACCAGAACACAGGGCCGTGGTTGCACACCTGCACAAGACCCTCGCGTTTTTCTTCAACGGGCCATGCTTCGGTAGTTTTGGTCACGCAGCCCAGGCAAGCGCCCACACCGCAGGCCATGCGGTTTTCGAGCGAAAGCTGGCAGCGCACGCCAAGCTCGGCGGCAAACTTTTGCACGGTACGCATGAAAGGCGTGGGCCCGCAGGCAAGCACCAGGCCCTTTTGCTCGGCGTATTCGCTCATGCGTTCCTGAATGGTAAAGATAAAGTCATCCAGATCGCCCGATTCGGCCTCGCGCAGGCTGTCGAGCGGCACATGCTCGTTGATGCTGTCCACCGGGTAGCAGCTGATGTGCTCGCGGTGGCCAAAAAGCATGGAAATGTTCCAGGGCTTGGGGTGCTCGCTCACATAGCCCACAAAGGGTACTATACCCATGCCGCCAGCCAGCAGCAGGGTTGGAGTGTCGGGCTCTATGGCAAAGCCGTTGCCCAGCGGACCCCACACGCGA includes the following:
- a CDS encoding dihydroorotate dehydrogenase electron transfer subunit, coding for MSQSTSCELDVLDLVPFGQTGNESRFFALRLSRPDWTRWRPGQFVMIRPRNFGLDIPWARPLGICHMTSRHMICFFQVRGKGTRRMSELRPGDKVRVWGPLGNGFAIEPDTPTLLLAGGMGIVPFVGYVSEHPKPWNISMLFGHREHISCYPVDSINEHVPLDSLREAESGDLDDFIFTIQERMSEYAEQKGLVLACGPTPFMRTVQKFAAELGVRCQLSLENRMACGVGACLGCVTKTTEAWPVEEKREGLVQVCNHGPVFWSDQVEL